In a genomic window of Stakelama saccharophila:
- a CDS encoding zinc-binding alcohol dehydrogenase family protein, which produces MKAVVCERPFALDVRDRPLPERAPGEVLLRIRRIGLCGTDYHIFAGNQPFLSYPRVMGHELAGEVVEADMASGLVPGAVVTLNPYLPCGECIACRKDKPNCCTSIRVLGVHVDGGMCEYLAVPQAAVIPAGTLSLDQAAMVEFLSVGAHAVRRGETTAGDHALVVGAGPIGVAVALFAKAAGAGVTIADTSRQRLDYARDAIGIPDGVLVDDTIEATLAERTDGEFYDLVFDATGNARAMEKGFAFVAHGGSYVLVSVVKQDISFADPEFHKREMRLIGSRNATAEDFRTVIAAITRGDIPTDTIKTHAFPMAEAPSRFPELIADQGSVLKAIAIL; this is translated from the coding sequence ATGAAGGCGGTGGTTTGCGAACGTCCCTTCGCGCTTGACGTGCGCGATCGGCCCCTTCCCGAACGCGCGCCGGGCGAGGTGCTGTTGCGCATCCGTCGTATCGGGTTGTGCGGCACCGATTATCACATCTTCGCCGGCAACCAACCCTTTCTCAGCTATCCGCGCGTGATGGGGCACGAACTCGCCGGCGAGGTGGTTGAGGCCGATATGGCCAGCGGCCTTGTCCCCGGCGCGGTGGTGACGCTCAATCCTTATCTGCCCTGCGGTGAATGTATCGCCTGCCGCAAGGACAAACCCAATTGCTGCACGTCGATCCGGGTGCTCGGCGTCCATGTCGATGGCGGGATGTGCGAATATCTCGCCGTGCCGCAGGCCGCCGTCATCCCCGCCGGCACGCTCAGCCTCGACCAGGCGGCGATGGTCGAATTCCTGTCGGTCGGCGCACATGCCGTGCGCCGCGGGGAAACAACGGCCGGCGACCACGCGCTCGTCGTCGGCGCGGGACCGATCGGCGTCGCCGTCGCCCTGTTCGCCAAAGCTGCCGGCGCCGGCGTCACGATCGCCGACACCAGCCGCCAGCGCCTCGATTACGCCCGCGATGCTATCGGGATTCCCGACGGCGTACTGGTCGACGACACGATCGAAGCCACGCTTGCCGAGCGCACCGATGGCGAATTCTACGACCTTGTCTTCGACGCCACCGGCAATGCCCGCGCGATGGAGAAAGGCTTCGCATTCGTCGCGCATGGCGGCTCTTATGTGCTCGTCAGCGTGGTGAAGCAGGACATCAGCTTCGCCGACCCGGAATTCCACAAGCGCGAGATGCGCCTGATCGGCAGCCGCAATGCCACTGCCGAGGATTTCCGCACCGTCATCGCGGCGATCACGCGCGGCGATATCCCGACCGATACGATCAAGACGCATGCGTTTCCGATGGCGGAGGCGCCAAGCCGCTTTCCCGAACTTATCGCCGATCAGGGATCGGTGCTGAAGGCGATTGCGATACTGTGA